One stretch of Arachis duranensis cultivar V14167 chromosome 1, aradu.V14167.gnm2.J7QH, whole genome shotgun sequence DNA includes these proteins:
- the LOC107486120 gene encoding uncharacterized protein LOC107486120 isoform X1 — protein MPVRTLVEVEPPSPLRYLIGAAVMMIGVVLPVGYMMFRNKRVPSSSSYSKQTSKVLI, from the exons ATGCCT GTAAGGACGTTGGTAGAGGTGGAGCCGCCAAGCCCACTGAGGTACCTGATCGGAGCCGCCGTGATGATGATCGGAGTTGTGCTTCCGGTGGGTTACATGATGTTCCGAAACAAGCGCGTACCTTCCTCTTCTTCATATTCCAAACAGAC GAGCAAGGTTTTGATATAG
- the LOC107486120 gene encoding uncharacterized protein LOC107486120 isoform X2, with protein sequence MPVRTLVEVEPPSPLRYLIGAAVMMIGVVLPVGYMMFRNKRVPSSSSYSKQT encoded by the exons ATGCCT GTAAGGACGTTGGTAGAGGTGGAGCCGCCAAGCCCACTGAGGTACCTGATCGGAGCCGCCGTGATGATGATCGGAGTTGTGCTTCCGGTGGGTTACATGATGTTCCGAAACAAGCGCGTACCTTCCTCTTCTTCATATTCCAAACAGACGTAG